Proteins encoded together in one Acidimicrobiales bacterium window:
- a CDS encoding nucleoside 2-deoxyribosyltransferase, with protein MAPLRAYLAGPEVFLPDAVAIGEAKKAICAEHGLEGMYPLDPVEGRAPDFDGIALFEHCLAHLDRCDLVIANLTPFRGPSMDVGTAVEMGYALGAGRPVYGYTNAAADYRDRVDAEPGWLVEDFGFVDNLMCEGTVRRRGGEPVRTAVASTDPATVLADLTGFRAAAARAAADLT; from the coding sequence GTGGCTCCCCTCCGCGCCTACCTGGCCGGGCCCGAGGTCTTCCTGCCCGACGCCGTCGCCATCGGCGAGGCCAAGAAGGCGATCTGCGCCGAGCACGGACTCGAGGGGATGTACCCCCTCGACCCGGTCGAGGGCCGAGCGCCGGACTTCGACGGCATCGCCCTCTTCGAGCACTGCCTCGCCCACCTCGACCGCTGCGACCTGGTGATCGCCAACCTCACCCCGTTCCGAGGCCCGAGCATGGACGTCGGCACCGCGGTCGAGATGGGCTACGCCCTCGGCGCCGGCCGGCCGGTGTACGGGTACACCAACGCGGCCGCCGACTACCGGGACCGGGTCGACGCCGAGCCCGGCTGGCTGGTGGAGGACTTCGGCTTCGTGGACAACCTCATGTGCGAGGGCACGGTCCGCCGGCGTGGGGGCGAGCCCGTGCGAACGGCCGTGGCGTCGACCGACCCGGCGACGGTGCTGGCCGACCTCACCGGCTTCCGCGCCGCCGCGGCCCGCGCCGCCGCCGACCTGACCTGA